A single region of the Candidatus Thermoplasmatota archaeon genome encodes:
- the hutI gene encoding imidazolonepropionase encodes MTSVDILIKNASELVTLKGAESPRKGQQLSELSIIKNGSIALDNGLVVAVGKNLSYTADRVIDATGKIVLPGFVDPHTHVVFAGSREFELDLKLQGMSYLDILQRGGGIFYTVSETRKASVDQLICESTKRLNTMLSYGTTTCEAKSGYGLDLKTEMKILEVQQRLNKEHVIDIVSTFLGAHAVPQEMSSEEYTDLVIDEMLPHVRDSASFCDVFCEQGVFTIDQTRRILTSAKKYGFGLKMHADELVDTGGARLAAQLGCISADHLLQSSDHNLQEMARAGVIGVLLPATPLTLMQHSYARARAIISCGVPVALATDLNPNCWTENMQLMIQLACYYMKMTPAEAIAAATYNAACALGLHHTIGSLEVGKQADVLVLNCPSHLFIPYHFGVNLVNTVIKKGSVVRSFSE; translated from the coding sequence ATGACAAGTGTTGATATTTTAATTAAAAATGCATCTGAGCTAGTAACTCTGAAAGGAGCTGAGTCTCCAAGAAAAGGACAACAACTTAGTGAGCTTTCAATCATTAAAAATGGTTCAATTGCCCTGGATAATGGACTGGTTGTCGCCGTCGGGAAGAATCTATCTTATACTGCTGATAGAGTCATTGATGCAACAGGAAAAATTGTACTCCCTGGTTTTGTTGATCCTCACACCCATGTTGTTTTTGCTGGTTCTCGTGAGTTTGAACTTGATCTGAAATTGCAGGGCATGTCGTATCTAGACATTTTACAGAGGGGCGGAGGGATTTTTTATACGGTTTCAGAAACGAGAAAAGCATCTGTTGATCAGTTGATCTGTGAAAGTACGAAACGACTGAATACTATGCTTTCGTATGGAACAACCACGTGTGAAGCAAAATCAGGATATGGCCTTGATTTGAAAACTGAGATGAAAATCTTAGAAGTTCAACAACGATTAAACAAAGAACACGTAATTGATATTGTGTCAACGTTTCTTGGAGCACATGCTGTTCCTCAGGAGATGTCTTCTGAGGAATATACGGATTTGGTGATTGATGAAATGTTACCGCACGTACGTGATTCTGCTTCTTTTTGTGATGTTTTCTGTGAGCAAGGTGTTTTTACTATTGATCAGACACGCCGTATTTTGACGAGTGCAAAAAAGTATGGTTTTGGTTTAAAGATGCATGCTGACGAACTTGTCGATACCGGTGGCGCACGTCTTGCTGCACAGCTTGGCTGTATTAGCGCAGATCATCTGTTACAATCGTCAGATCATAATCTCCAGGAGATGGCTCGTGCAGGGGTAATCGGAGTGTTATTACCTGCAACTCCGTTGACGTTGATGCAGCATTCCTATGCGCGTGCACGTGCAATAATTTCGTGCGGTGTTCCTGTTGCACTTGCTACCGATTTAAATCCCAATTGTTGGACTGAAAACATGCAGCTTATGATTCAACTGGCGTGTTATTATATGAAAATGACGCCGGCCGAGGCAATCGCTGCGGCAACGTACAATGCAGCGTGTGCTCTTGGTTTGCACCATACCATTGGAAGCCTTGAAGTTGGAAAACAGGCAGATGTTCTTGTTCTGAATTGTCCGTCGCATTTGTTCATCCCCTACCATTTTGGGGTGAATTTGGTTAACACGGTGATTAAAAAAGGAAGCGTTGTTCGTAGTTTTTCAGAATAA
- the priS gene encoding DNA primase catalytic subunit PriS, whose product MEIKDENQKSIEYTRSLFQEYYTTAPAELPDRFGRREFAFILFQGKGMIRHIGFTKKQEYLTFLRERVPQHAYYSSAYYTKPDAATMQEKNWMGAELIFDLDSDHLPNAEKMSYVESLRIVKQEFKKLVEEFLLGDFGFHEKYIELYFSGGRGYHCHVKDPAILDLDSNERRELVDYITGRDIEDTIIFHEQITGRRSYGGRTYISGKSLTMPTPDHHGWKGRISRGIIDIVEEIRKSDNPKQKLTEYGVREKDAEKLVLELSEDRVQRIKDGMLDQTKTIRKFFLNSALRKTAVSLAAGETDEPVTCDVKRLIRLPGSLHGKTGFIVKKIELKKLDDFDPLQDAVVLSDKPVLAHIPTEVTITMNHETFHLSEGNQEIPGFLAVFLIGRKQATILTNS is encoded by the coding sequence ATGGAAATAAAAGATGAAAACCAGAAATCAATCGAATATACCAGATCATTATTCCAAGAGTACTACACAACAGCCCCTGCCGAACTTCCAGATCGATTTGGTAGGAGAGAATTTGCATTTATCCTTTTCCAGGGTAAAGGCATGATTCGGCATATTGGTTTTACAAAAAAACAAGAATACCTAACGTTTCTCAGAGAGAGAGTACCTCAACATGCGTACTACTCATCAGCATATTACACAAAACCAGATGCTGCTACCATGCAGGAAAAAAACTGGATGGGTGCAGAACTGATCTTTGATCTTGATTCAGATCATCTTCCAAATGCTGAAAAAATGAGTTACGTCGAATCACTCAGAATCGTTAAGCAAGAATTTAAAAAACTAGTTGAAGAGTTCCTTCTCGGAGATTTTGGATTTCATGAAAAATACATAGAACTCTACTTTAGCGGTGGTCGAGGGTATCATTGTCATGTGAAAGATCCAGCAATTCTTGATCTTGATAGTAATGAACGCAGGGAACTAGTTGATTATATCACCGGTCGAGATATCGAAGATACAATAATATTTCATGAACAAATAACTGGTCGACGAAGCTACGGTGGACGGACATATATCAGTGGGAAAAGTTTAACGATGCCGACTCCAGATCACCATGGTTGGAAAGGAAGAATCAGCCGAGGTATTATTGACATTGTTGAAGAAATCAGAAAAAGCGATAATCCTAAACAAAAACTCACAGAGTATGGTGTAAGAGAGAAAGATGCTGAAAAACTTGTTCTTGAATTATCTGAAGATCGAGTACAACGAATCAAGGACGGTATGCTTGATCAAACAAAAACCATTCGAAAGTTTTTTTTAAACAGTGCTCTGCGGAAAACAGCTGTTTCTCTTGCAGCAGGTGAGACAGACGAACCGGTCACCTGCGATGTGAAACGGTTGATTCGACTTCCAGGATCATTACATGGAAAAACAGGATTTATCGTAAAAAAAATAGAACTCAAAAAACTTGACGATTTTGACCCACTCCAAGACGCAGTTGTACTTTCAGATAAACCTGTTTTGGCCCACATCCCCACAGAAGTCACAATAACGATGAACCATGAAACATTTCATTTATCAGAAGGGAACCAGGAGATACCTGGCTTTCTTGCTGTTTTTTTAATCGGCAGAAAACAAGCAACAATCCTGACAAACAGTTAA
- the psmB gene encoding archaeal proteasome endopeptidase complex subunit beta has product MTDDIKKTGTTILGMVCKNGVVIATEQRATMGTLIAHKGTKKLYKIDDHLALATAGLVGDLQVLSRYLSAEVNLYRLKRGVQMPVQSAATLMSNILNQRKFYPYYVQLILGGWDSTGGHVFSLDAAGGAIPDKYTAGGSGSPYVFGVLEDLFVDDMSTDQGVDVALRAITAAMNRDSASGNGATVAVISDKGFKMFSDDEVKIRLDRLKK; this is encoded by the coding sequence ATGACCGATGATATTAAAAAAACAGGAACTACGATCCTTGGTATGGTCTGTAAGAATGGTGTTGTTATCGCAACTGAACAACGAGCAACCATGGGGACCTTGATTGCACATAAAGGAACCAAAAAGCTGTATAAGATTGATGATCATCTCGCCTTGGCTACAGCAGGTCTTGTTGGTGATCTTCAAGTGTTAAGCCGTTACCTTAGTGCAGAGGTAAATCTGTATCGTTTAAAACGCGGTGTTCAGATGCCTGTGCAGAGTGCTGCAACATTGATGTCAAACATTTTGAATCAACGGAAATTCTATCCGTATTATGTTCAACTGATTCTTGGTGGTTGGGATTCAACAGGAGGTCATGTGTTTTCTCTTGATGCTGCTGGTGGGGCGATTCCTGATAAATATACTGCTGGTGGCTCAGGATCACCATATGTTTTTGGTGTTCTTGAAGATTTATTTGTTGATGATATGTCAACCGACCAGGGCGTTGATGTTGCCCTTCGGGCAATAACTGCTGCTATGAACAGAGATTCAGCTTCAGGAAATGGTGCAACTGTCGCTGTCATCAGTGATAAAGGATTCAAGATGTTTTCTGATGATGAAGTAAAAATTCGATTAGATCGATTAAAAAAATAG
- a CDS encoding beta-CASP ribonuclease aCPSF1, with product MTVEDVLREFKAKIRSSIPVSTDVSQVEFEGALLVIYTKTPDKFAKNKDLVKNLAKTLQKRIVVRPDPSVLTDEEIAEKKIREIIPKDAEITDIFFQRELGEVTIEALKPGAAIGKEGQLLNEIKKSINWTPRIIRAPPIQSKTVKEIRGYLRTMSDERRDILQKIGRKLHRGVSEGEKFVRITALGGFREVGRSCSLLSTQDSRVLIDCGVDVSSDGAGSPYIHLPEVLPLEKLDAVVITHAHLDHCGLVPLLYKYGYAGPIYCTPPTRDLMTLLQMDYLKVAAADGKKVPYSSEHIRSVIKHCIPIGYGDTTDITPDIRLTFHNAGHILGSSICHFHIGEGLYNIAFSGDIKFEKTWLFNPAVNHFPRLEALVVESTYGGREDFQPSRREATDRLKDIIVTSIKKKGKVLVPVFAVGRSQEVMIVLESLVKNKDIPPISVYLDGMIWEATAIHTAYPEYLNNRLRTQIFQQGDNPLLSEIFKRVDSVETRDEILADKEPCVVLATSGMMNGGPVMEYFKSWSPDEKNTLVFVGYQAEGTLGRKIQRGAKEIALNTGGTIVNHPINMNVETCDGFSGHSDRRQLVGFISNMSPRPERVIFSHGEESKCIDISSAIHKKMNLNTAAPYNLETIRFK from the coding sequence ATGACCGTCGAAGATGTTTTACGTGAATTTAAAGCAAAAATTCGAAGCTCGATTCCGGTAAGTACAGATGTATCGCAAGTCGAATTTGAAGGTGCATTACTTGTAATCTATACCAAAACACCGGATAAATTTGCAAAAAATAAAGACCTTGTTAAAAATTTAGCGAAAACTCTCCAGAAACGTATTGTTGTTCGTCCTGATCCAAGCGTTCTGACTGATGAAGAAATCGCTGAGAAAAAAATCCGTGAAATTATACCAAAAGATGCAGAGATTACCGATATCTTTTTCCAACGTGAGCTTGGTGAAGTAACTATTGAGGCGTTAAAACCTGGCGCCGCGATTGGAAAAGAAGGTCAATTACTCAATGAAATCAAAAAATCAATTAATTGGACACCCCGAATTATTCGTGCACCACCTATTCAATCGAAAACCGTTAAGGAAATACGAGGTTATCTTCGGACGATGAGTGATGAACGACGGGATATCCTTCAGAAAATCGGTCGAAAATTGCATCGAGGTGTTTCTGAGGGGGAGAAATTTGTTCGCATTACTGCTCTTGGGGGCTTTCGTGAGGTTGGTAGATCATGTTCTCTGCTTAGTACTCAAGATAGCAGGGTTCTTATTGACTGCGGTGTTGATGTTTCATCAGATGGAGCAGGATCGCCGTATATTCATCTTCCAGAGGTTCTACCACTTGAGAAACTAGATGCTGTTGTTATTACCCATGCACATCTTGATCATTGTGGTTTGGTCCCATTACTCTACAAGTATGGGTATGCTGGTCCTATTTATTGCACACCACCAACGCGTGATCTTATGACGCTTCTCCAAATGGATTATTTAAAAGTTGCTGCAGCCGATGGGAAAAAAGTTCCTTATTCATCAGAACATATCCGCAGTGTTATCAAACATTGCATCCCTATTGGATATGGTGATACAACTGATATCACACCGGATATTCGATTGACGTTTCATAACGCAGGACATATCCTTGGGTCATCGATTTGCCATTTCCACATCGGAGAAGGTTTATACAATATTGCTTTCAGCGGAGATATTAAATTTGAGAAAACCTGGTTGTTCAATCCTGCAGTAAACCATTTTCCCCGACTTGAGGCATTGGTTGTTGAATCAACGTATGGTGGACGGGAGGATTTCCAACCGAGTCGCCGTGAGGCAACAGATCGATTGAAAGATATTATTGTCACCTCGATTAAAAAGAAAGGTAAGGTTCTCGTTCCGGTTTTTGCTGTTGGTCGGAGTCAGGAGGTAATGATTGTTCTTGAAAGTTTAGTAAAAAACAAGGACATTCCACCGATTTCTGTCTATCTCGATGGTATGATTTGGGAGGCAACCGCGATTCACACTGCGTATCCTGAGTATCTGAATAATCGTTTACGGACTCAGATATTCCAACAGGGAGACAATCCGCTTCTTTCTGAGATATTTAAGCGTGTTGATAGTGTTGAAACACGAGATGAAATCCTTGCGGATAAAGAACCATGTGTGGTCCTTGCAACAAGTGGTATGATGAATGGCGGACCGGTTATGGAATATTTTAAAAGTTGGAGTCCTGATGAAAAAAACACGTTAGTCTTTGTTGGGTATCAGGCTGAGGGGACACTTGGTCGGAAGATACAACGAGGCGCTAAAGAAATCGCGTTAAATACCGGAGGAACTATTGTAAATCATCCTATTAATATGAATGTTGAAACCTGTGATGGCTTCTCAGGTCATAGTGATCGGCGACAGCTCGTTGGTTTTATCAGTAATATGTCACCGCGCCCTGAACGGGTTATTTTTAGTCATGGTGAAGAATCAAAATGTATTGATATTTCTTCAGCGATCCATAAGAAAATGAATCTGAATACCGCTGCTCCTTATAATCTTGAGACCATTCGGTTTAAATAA
- a CDS encoding endonuclease, whose protein sequence is MTCTPFKLYQKLFSYFGEQNWWPTDLSYHKKYQSDPRFEIIIGAILTQNTAWTNVEKALQQLKQHNIMTIKALVSIDENHLKKLIQPSGFFNQKAQRLKHIAQYLYTNYHADLDLFFTRDEKILRQELLSLQGIGPETADSILLYAGNKPFFVIDAYTKRIAKRIPFQIGDTDTYDTFQNFFQTELKKETQPKQRVLLYQEFHALLVELAKNFCRKKPLCQSCPVHKLCTYPNSQAYL, encoded by the coding sequence ATGACATGTACTCCCTTTAAATTATACCAAAAACTCTTCTCATATTTTGGCGAACAGAACTGGTGGCCAACTGATCTGTCATATCATAAAAAATATCAAAGTGACCCGCGATTTGAAATTATCATTGGAGCGATATTAACCCAAAACACAGCATGGACAAACGTTGAAAAAGCATTACAACAACTCAAACAGCACAACATCATGACTATCAAAGCTCTTGTATCAATAGATGAAAACCATCTAAAAAAACTCATTCAACCATCTGGTTTTTTCAATCAAAAAGCACAGCGATTAAAACATATAGCGCAATATCTTTATACAAATTATCATGCTGACCTTGATCTGTTTTTCACAAGAGATGAAAAAATACTTCGCCAAGAACTTCTATCATTACAAGGTATTGGCCCTGAAACCGCGGATTCTATTCTGCTCTATGCTGGAAATAAACCGTTTTTTGTCATCGATGCATATACGAAAAGAATCGCAAAGCGAATACCATTTCAAATCGGTGATACAGATACCTATGATACGTTTCAAAACTTTTTTCAAACAGAACTCAAAAAAGAAACACAACCAAAACAACGGGTATTACTTTATCAAGAGTTTCATGCATTACTTGTAGAACTCGCAAAAAATTTTTGCAGAAAAAAACCTCTCTGTCAATCCTGCCCGGTACACAAACTCTGCACGTATCCTAACTCTCAAGCATACTTGTAA
- a CDS encoding cyclodeaminase/cyclohydrolase family protein: protein MQKLSQLPINLFLDELASSSPAPGGGSVAALAGALGAALTSMVGNLTLGKEAYLTVQEEIQKILSHSEQLRKELTDLIDKDTAAFNEVITAIQMPKETDEQKQKRRNALQQAYKKAAQVPFQTAQLCEQILDLALEVAQKGNKNSITDAAVSSLMAHAGVQAAVFNVKINLGAIKDEAFVKNMMFGLKEIQLKSDEKNQKIINIVESTL, encoded by the coding sequence ATGCAGAAACTATCTCAATTACCAATTAACCTATTTCTTGATGAACTTGCCTCAAGTAGCCCAGCTCCCGGTGGAGGAAGTGTTGCAGCCCTGGCTGGCGCACTCGGTGCTGCATTAACATCTATGGTAGGAAATCTTACCCTTGGAAAAGAGGCGTATCTCACCGTCCAAGAAGAGATACAAAAAATCCTATCACACAGTGAGCAACTTCGGAAAGAATTAACGGATCTTATCGATAAAGACACTGCGGCATTCAATGAAGTTATAACGGCAATACAAATGCCAAAAGAAACAGACGAACAAAAACAAAAAAGACGAAACGCTCTCCAACAGGCGTATAAAAAAGCAGCACAGGTTCCCTTTCAAACAGCACAACTTTGCGAACAGATCCTTGATCTCGCATTAGAAGTAGCACAAAAAGGAAATAAAAATTCTATCACCGACGCAGCAGTATCATCACTCATGGCACATGCAGGTGTACAAGCAGCAGTTTTCAATGTAAAAATTAATCTTGGTGCAATTAAAGATGAAGCATTTGTCAAAAACATGATGTTTGGTCTCAAGGAAATACAACTCAAAAGCGATGAGAAAAATCAAAAAATCATAAACATTGTCGAAAGCACTCTTTAA
- the ftcD gene encoding glutamate formimidoyltransferase yields MVKIVECVPNFSEGRNKKTIDAIHQLIQKHTDVHLLDFSPNADHNRTDVTLIGPPDKIKAVALDIAIKCVELIDMNKHKGEHPRMGAIDVVPFIPISEVTMEDCIKLAHEFAKEFSEKTNVPCFLYEEAAQREDRRNLADVRRGEYEGLKNEIGKNPDRIPDYGPHKMHPTAGATAVGARFFLIAYNVNLGTNNVEIAKKIAQAVRHSSGGYRYVKAMGFEIKERNIVQVSMNLVNYQKTPLFRVFETIKNEAERYGVPVIGSEIVGLIPVEALSQVADHYLRLEHFTTDQILEKKLVEIQK; encoded by the coding sequence ATGGTAAAAATTGTAGAATGCGTACCAAATTTTAGTGAAGGGAGAAATAAAAAGACTATTGATGCAATTCATCAGCTCATACAGAAACATACCGACGTCCATCTTTTAGATTTTTCACCAAATGCTGATCATAATAGAACCGATGTCACCCTTATTGGTCCTCCTGATAAGATCAAAGCAGTAGCACTAGATATTGCAATAAAATGTGTTGAACTCATTGACATGAACAAACATAAAGGAGAACATCCACGAATGGGTGCTATCGATGTGGTTCCTTTTATCCCCATCTCTGAAGTAACCATGGAGGATTGCATCAAACTTGCACATGAGTTTGCCAAAGAATTCTCAGAAAAAACTAACGTCCCTTGTTTTCTCTATGAAGAGGCAGCACAACGAGAAGACCGACGTAATCTCGCCGATGTACGCCGTGGTGAATACGAAGGACTTAAAAATGAGATTGGGAAAAACCCTGACAGAATACCAGATTACGGCCCTCATAAAATGCATCCAACTGCTGGTGCAACCGCAGTCGGTGCACGGTTCTTCCTCATCGCCTACAATGTCAACCTTGGAACAAACAATGTAGAGATTGCAAAAAAAATCGCACAAGCAGTCCGTCATAGCAGCGGTGGATACCGATATGTAAAAGCTATGGGTTTTGAAATCAAAGAGCGAAACATTGTTCAAGTATCTATGAATCTCGTCAACTACCAGAAAACACCCCTGTTCCGAGTGTTTGAAACAATTAAAAATGAAGCTGAACGATATGGCGTTCCGGTCATCGGCAGTGAAATCGTAGGTTTAATACCTGTTGAAGCACTGAGCCAAGTAGCTGACCATTATCTCCGACTCGAACATTTTACTACGGATCAAATCTTAGAAAAAAAACTCGTCGAGATACAGAAGTGA
- a CDS encoding glycine C-acetyltransferase — translation MKRNPTAFLREEYEDLVKKHFDWKQRILESPSVPHAIVNGKKVLMLCSNNYLNLSTHPRLIKAAVQAAKKYGAGSGSVRAIAGTMKLHIDVEKKLAAFKRTEAALVYQTGFAANAGLIPQLAGEGDIIISDELNHGSIIDGVRLTKADRAIYKHRDVGDLEKILRDADKKYRRILIITDGVFSMDGDIAPMDHIVKLANEFGAMTYVDDAHGEGVIGPEGRGIGAHFHIEGKIDVEMGTFSKAYGVVGGLIAGSQDLYNFAFNKSRTWLLSGSHPPAVAAAQLAAIEVLETEPEHVQKLWENTRYFKKELQSIGFDTGTSETPITPVIVGDSEKAKQLSDLLFNEGVFALPIVFPMVARDKARIRVMMNAGLTKKDLDFALRIFETSGQKLGII, via the coding sequence ATGAAACGAAATCCAACTGCGTTTTTAAGAGAGGAATATGAGGATTTAGTCAAAAAACATTTTGACTGGAAACAGCGGATCCTTGAAAGTCCTTCGGTTCCACATGCAATTGTCAATGGTAAAAAGGTGTTAATGCTCTGTTCAAATAATTATCTCAATCTCAGTACGCATCCACGATTGATCAAAGCTGCTGTTCAAGCGGCGAAAAAGTATGGAGCTGGTTCAGGGTCGGTGCGAGCGATTGCTGGAACTATGAAGCTGCATATCGATGTAGAAAAAAAACTTGCAGCATTTAAGCGAACAGAAGCTGCTCTTGTGTATCAAACTGGTTTTGCTGCCAATGCCGGTCTTATACCACAGCTTGCTGGTGAAGGGGATATTATTATCAGCGATGAACTCAATCATGGTAGTATTATTGATGGTGTTCGATTGACAAAAGCAGATCGGGCAATCTATAAACATCGTGATGTTGGCGATTTGGAAAAAATTCTTAGAGACGCTGACAAAAAATACCGCCGAATTCTCATTATTACTGATGGGGTTTTTAGCATGGATGGAGACATTGCGCCCATGGATCACATCGTTAAGCTTGCCAACGAATTTGGTGCAATGACGTATGTTGATGATGCACATGGAGAAGGTGTCATTGGACCTGAAGGGAGAGGTATTGGGGCGCATTTTCATATCGAAGGAAAAATCGATGTTGAAATGGGGACATTTAGTAAAGCATATGGTGTTGTCGGTGGTCTTATTGCAGGAAGTCAGGATTTGTATAATTTTGCATTTAACAAATCTCGGACCTGGCTTCTGAGTGGTTCGCATCCGCCAGCTGTTGCAGCAGCACAACTTGCTGCAATCGAAGTACTTGAAACTGAACCAGAACATGTCCAAAAACTCTGGGAAAATACACGGTATTTCAAAAAGGAACTTCAGTCAATTGGTTTTGATACGGGAACCAGTGAAACTCCAATTACTCCAGTCATTGTTGGTGATTCAGAAAAAGCTAAACAATTAAGTGATTTGTTATTTAACGAAGGTGTTTTTGCGTTACCTATCGTCTTTCCGATGGTCGCTCGTGATAAAGCGCGGATTCGAGTGATGATGAATGCAGGATTGACGAAAAAGGATCTTGATTTTGCTCTTCGAATTTTTGAAACAAGCGGTCAAAAACTTGGTATCATATGA
- a CDS encoding AAA family ATPase — MRDIIEDELFSSSVIKDLRTLDFDYVPEELPHRTEHLRKLTQMFKPVFNGLSQHVVIQGPVGSGKTVLVKKFCSSFAAVARKQGKIIDYVHVNCRKRSTDSLVLLGVLTHFDPGFPDRGFSVQEMIQVLQKQLQRRESQLILVLDEVDALLKKQKSDLIYTLSRFNDETLKTQNPVSLICISQHDIFGYLEQSAVSTFKRSNRILLDKYSRDELYDIVMQRVQLGFHPHTVLSDSIDLIADLAAEWGDARFAIELLWKAGLYADEQHKQQVIPEHVRAVKAETYSVVTETKLKNLGKHHLLTLLAIAKRLEKDGTAYVITGDVEKTYTITCEEYHEKPRAHTMFWTYLKDVENAGFITMKLSGKGQLGTTQWISLPDIPAGVLREKLTSMLES, encoded by the coding sequence ATGCGTGATATCATCGAAGATGAATTATTCTCTTCGTCAGTCATTAAAGATCTCCGAACCCTTGATTTTGACTATGTTCCAGAAGAACTTCCTCATAGAACTGAACATCTTCGCAAACTCACTCAGATGTTCAAACCTGTTTTTAACGGGCTGTCTCAACATGTGGTAATTCAGGGTCCTGTAGGTTCAGGAAAAACAGTTTTGGTAAAAAAATTTTGTTCATCCTTTGCAGCTGTTGCTCGAAAACAAGGAAAAATCATTGATTATGTTCATGTAAATTGTCGGAAACGATCTACTGATTCATTGGTACTTCTTGGCGTTTTAACCCATTTTGACCCTGGCTTCCCTGATCGTGGTTTCTCAGTTCAAGAAATGATCCAGGTGCTACAGAAACAACTTCAGCGCCGTGAGTCACAGCTGATCCTTGTTCTTGATGAGGTTGATGCACTGTTGAAAAAACAAAAATCTGATTTAATTTATACATTATCTCGGTTCAATGATGAAACTTTAAAAACCCAGAATCCAGTTTCATTGATTTGTATTTCGCAACATGATATTTTTGGTTATCTAGAGCAATCTGCAGTAAGTACTTTTAAACGAAGTAATCGTATTCTTCTCGATAAATACAGTCGAGATGAGCTCTACGATATTGTTATGCAGAGAGTACAGCTTGGTTTTCATCCTCATACTGTTCTTTCTGATAGTATTGATTTGATCGCTGATTTAGCTGCTGAATGGGGCGATGCTCGTTTCGCAATTGAACTATTATGGAAAGCAGGTTTATATGCAGATGAACAACATAAGCAACAGGTAATTCCTGAGCATGTTCGAGCGGTGAAAGCTGAAACGTATTCTGTGGTTACTGAGACAAAATTAAAAAATCTTGGAAAACACCATCTGCTTACCTTACTTGCTATTGCAAAGCGACTGGAAAAAGATGGAACTGCATATGTTATTACGGGTGATGTTGAGAAAACCTACACGATAACCTGTGAAGAATACCATGAGAAACCTCGTGCGCATACCATGTTTTGGACGTATCTCAAAGATGTGGAGAATGCCGGTTTTATTACGATGAAACTGTCCGGGAAAGGGCAGCTTGGGACAACGCAGTGGATATCGCTTCCTGATATTCCTGCAGGTGTTCTCCGAGAGAAACTTACAAGTATGCTTGAGAGTTAG